The genomic segment TCAGGGTCTCACTCTAGCTTGACGGCATATTGTCATAAATGACATAATACCCATGAATTATGACATACCGATCCACGTCAGGATCGCCCCCAGGATCTGACCCATGCCCCGACCGAAAGAATTTCCCCGCAAAACCATTGCCTTTATCTGCTATGACAAGTGTGAAATTCTCGACCTGGCCGGGCCGGCAGAAATCTTTTTCAGCGCCAGTGAGTTGTGTGAAAGGGACTATGGATTTCCGGCCTATCAGGTCCAGTATCTCTCTCTCGGGGGTGGCCCGGTGCGCGCCTCCAACGGCATGGTCTTCAACACCCAACCCCTGAACAGCGTGCCCGAGGAAGACACGCTGATTGTTGTTGGCGGCCGAGGGGCGGAACATGCCGCTAACAGCCCGGCCCTGACCGGCTTCCTGCGCAACCGTTATTCCATAGTTCGCCGAATGGTGTCCATCTGCACCGGGGCCCTCATTCTGGCCAAAGCTGGTCTTCTGGAGGGCCGGACCGCCACAACCCACTGGGATTACACAGACAAGCTCAGACAAATGGCTCCCCAGGTGCATCTGAATCCGGATGCGCTTTATGTGCGGGACGACAAACTCTATACTTCGGCCGGGGTGACCGCCGGCATGGATCTGGCGCTGGCATTGGTGGAAGAGGATCTGGGTCGGGACCTGCCGCTCACCGTGGCCCGGCATCTGGTGATGTTTTATAAACGCCCAGGCGGGCAATCCCAGTTTTCTTCATTTCTCAAAGCCCAGACCGCCGAGACCGCCCCGTTTCGCGAGCTTTGCCTGTATATTGCCGAAAACCCGACCGACGATCTGTCCGTGCCTGCGCTTGCGCAGCGGCTGGCCTTGGGAGAAAGAACCTTCATTCGCCATTTCACCCGCCATGTGGGCTGTTCCCCGGGGCGATTTGTGGAACAGGCGCGATTGGAACATTCCCGCCGGCTGCTGGAAGACACGTTCGACAGCCTTGAACAGGTGGCCCTCAAGTCCGGCTTTTCCAGTGCGGAAATTCTGCGTCGTCTGTATCAGCGCCACCTTGGCATTTCGCCCCGCGAATACCGCGAACGGTTCGGACGTCGCCGGACGGCCGTGTTCTGATCACAATATCGCTCAAGACGCCGGCAAGGACAGTTCCGGATTAAGCCGCTCTCCTTCCCAGTTCATCCCCCAATGCAGATGCGGCCCCGTCGCCCGGCCGGTCATGCCCACAGTGCCAAGAGGATCTCCTTGGCCGATTTTCTGTCTTTCCCGAACCGCCACACTGTCCAGGTGACAATACACCGTGCTCACGCCATAACCGTGATCAATGATCACCGTATTCCCCGTGTAATAAAGATCGGCGACCATGATGACTATGCCCCCCAACGGAGCCACCACCGGCGTGCCCTTGGGAGCGGCAATATCCATCCCGGTATGCGGGCTTTTCGGGGTGCCATTCAGAATCCGGTGATTGCCAAAATGTCCAGAGACTCGCCCCTTGACGGGCCAGATCATCTTGCGGCCAAAATCGGTCAGGTCACTGAGGACTGAACGGGCCTCGCGCACCCGCGCCGCATCATTGGCAATGCGCTGCCGCACCTCCGGCGGCGGCGTGACCATTTTCGGGGGCAGCCCGTCAATCACAGACACATCATATTTGTGTTCCTGCACCGGAAACCGGTATTCCCGGCGCTCGCCATCGGGGGGTATTACCGTAAAGGTGACCGTGCTCCCCTCTTTCCAGTTCAGTCCGAATGGGAAATAGCCCGCCGGCGTGAGCCGCAGCTTTTTGCCCTTGAAGATCACTTCACTACCCGCGGGGGCCTTGCCCACATAAAACCCGCCCTGAACCAGCGGGGAAGGCACCCGGAACTCAGGCCGGATCGCTTCTGTTGCGGCATTTACCGCCCCGGCAAAAAACAGCCATACCAAACACAATCCAAAACAAAGGACACCCCTCATAACAGTCTCCCCTGGCGCTCATCCCCGGAAGGGGGTTTTGTCTTGTTTTTGGTTTTTTTTGCCGGTTTCACCGGCTCGGAGGGCATGGGGGCGCTCACTGCCTGTGCCGAAACATGCCCATCCCGGAATTCGATATCCATCACATCACCGGCAGAAACCCGCGCCGCATTGGTAAGGGTCTTGCCTCGGGAATCGCGGATCACCGCATAGCCCCGTTCCAGCACCCGCTTGTAATTCAGGCTATCAAACAGACGCACCGGACTGTCCAGACGGCTTTTCTGCTGCTGCATCAGACGGGTCATGGCCGGCTGCAAACGTTCCGCCAGCATAGTAACCTTCTGCCGTTCCCGCCCGACATCCTGCACCAGAATATCCCCTCTCAGCCGCTCGCCAAGGGTTTCAAGCCGCATATGCTGCCGCTCACACATATGCCGCAGCGCTCGCGGCAAACGCACCGTTTTTTCGGCAAGGGTCTGCTGGTGGCGGCGTAGATCTCGCACCAACATATCGGCCCTGAGCCGCGCGCCCAGCGTATCAAGCCGCATGTGTTGTTTATCGCTGAGATGTTGCAGCGCCCGCGGCAGGCGGTCGGCAAGTTCATCAAACCTCTGCTGACTGAGCGACAGCAGGTCCTGCGGCCTGGGCAGGCCCCGTCCCAATCCCTCAATCCGTTGCCGCCGGTCCAGAAGCAGGCGCTGTTGGGCCCGCCCCAGCCGCACGGACAGATCCTGCACCGTATAGACCAGATCGGCCTTCACCGGCACGGCTATTTCCGCCGCCGCCGTGGGCGTCGGCGCCCGCCGGTCCGCGGCATAATCAATCAGGGTGGTGTCCGTCTCGTGCCCCACGGCGCTGATCAGGGGAATTTCGCTCGCCGCCGCGGCCCGCACCACCACTTCCTCATTGAAGGCCCACAGATCTTCGAGGCTGCCCCCGCCACGTGCCACAATCAGCACATCCGGGCGCGGAATATCGCCGCCCTCCTCCAGTCGGTTAAACCCCTCGATGGCTTCGGCCACCTGGGCCGCCGCCCCTTCGCCCTGCACCAGAACAGGCCAGACAATCACGTGGCGCGGGAAACGGTCCTCCAGCCGGTGCAGGATATCGCGGATCACCGCCCCCGTCGGGGACGTGACGACACCAATCACCTGCGGCAGGTAGGGGATCGGCTTCTTGCGTTCCGAAGCAAACAGTCCTTCAGCCGCGAGTTTTTTCTTGCGTTCCTCCAAAAGCGCCATTAACGCCCCGGCGCCCGCCGGTTCCATACGGTCAATGACAATCTGATATTTGCTGCGCCCCGGATAGGTGGTGAGCTTGCCGGTGCAGATCACCTCCAGCCCGTCTTCTGGCCGAAACGTGAGCCGGCCTGCCATGCCTTTCCACATCACCCCGTCAAGGACCGCTTTGTCATCCTTGAGGGCCAGATACATATGGCCGGACGCAGCGCGCTTAAGGCCGCTGAGTTCGCCGCGCACCCGCACATAACCGAAATTTTCCTCCACCGTACGCTTGAGCGACAGGCTCAACTCACTGACCGAATATTCCGGGGCATTGCTGCGGGCCGCCTGCGGGGGCCGGCCCGGGAAATGGGAATGATCTGACATGGACCGCTTACTTCTACTGCTTGCTTGAATCTCAGGCATCTTATGTTACAAGAGAGGAAATTTTTTAAAAGGACAAATCATCATGAATATTCTGGTCATCGGTTCCGGCGGCAGAGAACATGCGCTGACCTGGAAAATCGCCCAGTCTCCATTGGTGGACAAAATTTTCTGCGCCCCCGGCAATGGCGGCATGCAGGATCTGGCGGAATGCGTCAGCCTCGATCTTGCCGATCACGGCGCGGTCATCACCTTTTGCGACGAAAACGACATTGATCTGGTGGTTATCGGCCCCGAAGCCCCGCTGGTGGAGGGGCTGGTGGATAGTCTGGATCT from the Luteithermobacter gelatinilyticus genome contains:
- a CDS encoding GlxA family transcriptional regulator, which encodes MPRPKEFPRKTIAFICYDKCEILDLAGPAEIFFSASELCERDYGFPAYQVQYLSLGGGPVRASNGMVFNTQPLNSVPEEDTLIVVGGRGAEHAANSPALTGFLRNRYSIVRRMVSICTGALILAKAGLLEGRTATTHWDYTDKLRQMAPQVHLNPDALYVRDDKLYTSAGVTAGMDLALALVEEDLGRDLPLTVARHLVMFYKRPGGQSQFSSFLKAQTAETAPFRELCLYIAENPTDDLSVPALAQRLALGERTFIRHFTRHVGCSPGRFVEQARLEHSRRLLEDTFDSLEQVALKSGFSSAEILRRLYQRHLGISPREYRERFGRRRTAVF
- a CDS encoding M23 family metallopeptidase, which codes for MRGVLCFGLCLVWLFFAGAVNAATEAIRPEFRVPSPLVQGGFYVGKAPAGSEVIFKGKKLRLTPAGYFPFGLNWKEGSTVTFTVIPPDGERREYRFPVQEHKYDVSVIDGLPPKMVTPPPEVRQRIANDAARVREARSVLSDLTDFGRKMIWPVKGRVSGHFGNHRILNGTPKSPHTGMDIAAPKGTPVVAPLGGIVIMVADLYYTGNTVIIDHGYGVSTVYCHLDSVAVRERQKIGQGDPLGTVGMTGRATGPHLHWGMNWEGERLNPELSLPAS
- the xseA gene encoding exodeoxyribonuclease VII large subunit translates to MSDHSHFPGRPPQAARSNAPEYSVSELSLSLKRTVEENFGYVRVRGELSGLKRAASGHMYLALKDDKAVLDGVMWKGMAGRLTFRPEDGLEVICTGKLTTYPGRSKYQIVIDRMEPAGAGALMALLEERKKKLAAEGLFASERKKPIPYLPQVIGVVTSPTGAVIRDILHRLEDRFPRHVIVWPVLVQGEGAAAQVAEAIEGFNRLEEGGDIPRPDVLIVARGGGSLEDLWAFNEEVVVRAAAASEIPLISAVGHETDTTLIDYAADRRAPTPTAAAEIAVPVKADLVYTVQDLSVRLGRAQQRLLLDRRQRIEGLGRGLPRPQDLLSLSQQRFDELADRLPRALQHLSDKQHMRLDTLGARLRADMLVRDLRRHQQTLAEKTVRLPRALRHMCERQHMRLETLGERLRGDILVQDVGRERQKVTMLAERLQPAMTRLMQQQKSRLDSPVRLFDSLNYKRVLERGYAVIRDSRGKTLTNAARVSAGDVMDIEFRDGHVSAQAVSAPMPSEPVKPAKKTKNKTKPPSGDERQGRLL